From Sporolactobacillus pectinivorans:
ACTGGGCAAACAAATGCATCTGCTCATTTACACCGTATATTTCATGAATAAGAATGACTAACTTTCTGCGATTTCTAATGTATGTGAGCATTATTCCTCCCCTATAATCAAAATCTTTCAGCCTAAAAATTCCTGTATTCTTCTTCCGGGTTCATATCGATCAGTGAACGTTCCATCAGTATATGCGTCAATCACGCGAAGCCAAAACAGCTGTGAAGGGCCATTTTTCTCATCCTGAGACACTTCCCAATGACAGCCCTTGTGCCTGACAAACAGGGCCGTTGCAACTTTCCTGCCTACACCCAGTCTCCGATATTTTTTCATAACGAAAAATTCAGCGATTGAATAATAGGGCTGCCTATATCTTTGCTCTATGTATCTTACTAAGGCAAATCCGGCATACTTCCTATCCACCATGATAAAGTAGGGAAAACGGTGCACTACATCAATCCAATAGTCTTCTAGATAAGGATAGATCCCAAACATTCCATTTGCTAATACATCCGATCCCTTATATCCGGAAAAATCGTAGAAGTAGAACTGCATGAGACAGCTCAGTATACTCTTTTTCTCCTTAGGAACTTCGATGAGCTGGATGTCCAATCAAACCGCATCCCCTTCGTTCGTTGACTTCTAAATAGCTGGTTAAGGTGGATCGTGTCTCCATATGACTCCAATTACGTAAAGTTACTCGTTTCCAGTTTACTTATTATGGTGTGCGCACTTCTTTTAATATTTTACTTGTTAGTTTTTTTTTGT
This genomic window contains:
- a CDS encoding GNAT family N-acetyltransferase, which produces MDIQLIEVPKEKKSILSCLMQFYFYDFSGYKGSDVLANGMFGIYPYLEDYWIDVVHRFPYFIMVDRKYAGFALVRYIEQRYRQPYYSIAEFFVMKKYRRLGVGRKVATALFVRHKGCHWEVSQDEKNGPSQLFWLRVIDAYTDGTFTDRYEPGRRIQEFLG